From Cecembia calidifontis, one genomic window encodes:
- a CDS encoding SPFH domain-containing protein, with protein sequence MICQGEVGVERKFGKLSPNVSEAGLVGFNPFTTKVIKVPVQTVNQEERLNLPNKEGLTIDSEIPILYSIEKNKVPFILEDVGENYERVLTLNVFRSAAAEVTAQYMAKDMHSGVKTRIENKIQERMHESL encoded by the coding sequence GTGATATGTCAAGGGGAGGTTGGTGTGGAAAGGAAATTTGGCAAACTTTCCCCGAATGTGTCTGAGGCTGGGTTAGTTGGATTTAATCCCTTCACGACCAAAGTGATAAAAGTTCCGGTGCAGACGGTAAATCAAGAAGAGCGACTCAATCTTCCGAACAAGGAAGGTTTAACTATCGATTCGGAAATTCCCATTTTGTACAGTATCGAAAAGAATAAGGTCCCATTTATTTTGGAGGATGTGGGTGAAAATTATGAAAGGGTATTGACTCTGAATGTATTTCGGTCTGCTGCGGCTGAGGTAACCGCCCAATATATGGCAAAGGATATGCATTCAGGGGTGAAGACTAGAATAGAAAACAAAATTCAAGAACGTATGCATGAATCTTTATGA
- a CDS encoding T9SS type A sorting domain-containing protein, whose protein sequence is MKNILALLTCMIMLFPVWGVAQVRVLSENIEFSGKIGSSQRKSLIIQNESSQTKEYSLKFLRGNIGSSQNVKICIGEKCYDPKKELGKLKITLKPNEIFTDLYLEFEMGISEVKGSFDLQFANIANVRDVFQIEAVYEVYNPIEDETNHKDISLGSVYPNPSHRIAQIDYEFKNPNAKAKIAINSFIGNPIAEYELDPHQKTLVINVADLNPGVYFYTLFVDNKNIVTKKLVVKK, encoded by the coding sequence ATGAAAAATATTTTGGCACTACTCACCTGCATGATTATGCTATTCCCAGTATGGGGCGTGGCTCAGGTGCGTGTTTTGTCTGAAAATATTGAATTCAGCGGAAAAATAGGCAGCTCCCAAAGAAAATCCCTTATCATTCAAAACGAATCCAGCCAAACTAAAGAATATTCACTCAAATTTTTAAGAGGGAATATTGGTTCTTCACAAAATGTAAAAATCTGTATTGGGGAAAAATGCTACGATCCCAAAAAAGAATTGGGCAAATTAAAAATCACTTTAAAGCCCAACGAAATTTTCACAGATCTGTATTTGGAATTTGAAATGGGCATCAGTGAAGTCAAAGGAAGTTTCGACCTGCAGTTTGCCAACATTGCCAATGTCAGAGATGTATTTCAAATAGAAGCTGTCTATGAAGTATATAACCCTATTGAAGATGAAACCAACCATAAGGATATCTCTTTGGGAAGTGTTTATCCAAATCCAAGCCATAGGATAGCTCAAATTGATTATGAATTTAAAAACCCCAATGCAAAAGCCAAGATTGCCATCAACAGTTTCATTGGAAATCCCATCGCGGAATATGAGTTGGATCCGCATCAAAAGACCTTGGTCATCAATGTTGCAGACTTGAACCCAGGGGTATATTTTTACACCTTATTCGTAGATAACAAAAATATTGTCACCAAAAAACTCGTTGTGAAGAAGTAA
- a CDS encoding DUF4835 family protein, translated as MIRYWFFIVMIGLQFGQLHAQELNFTVIINSDRARTQETGVFEDMKINFEQFLNGRNWTTDQFQAFERIKGNMLITISDMPQVGFYNATVQIQTVRPVYGTNYESMVLNFIDRNWSFEFLQSQPLEFNRFSFLNNISSLLAYYAYIALGFDYDSFSLRGGDPYFEIANNIVNNAQQSLRPGWQPNPNDRRNRYWLINDVYTSSVFAPIREAIYIYHRKGLDQLTTNPEEAYKNIVEAIRLVAEANTQQPNGIFTIAFIDAKGDEVSKILKRAPLDVRTEAVGYLMKIDPNNARRYNDILKG; from the coding sequence ATGATCAGGTACTGGTTTTTTATCGTGATGATAGGGCTTCAATTTGGGCAGTTACATGCCCAGGAACTGAATTTTACTGTTATCATCAACAGTGATAGGGCCAGGACCCAGGAAACAGGGGTCTTTGAGGACATGAAGATCAATTTCGAACAATTCCTCAATGGCAGAAACTGGACCACAGATCAGTTCCAGGCATTTGAGCGAATCAAAGGCAATATGCTTATCACCATAAGCGACATGCCTCAGGTCGGCTTTTATAATGCCACAGTTCAAATCCAAACGGTAAGACCTGTCTATGGAACCAATTATGAAAGTATGGTCCTCAATTTTATTGACAGAAACTGGTCATTTGAGTTCTTACAGTCCCAGCCTCTTGAATTTAACCGCTTTTCTTTCCTGAACAATATCAGCTCGCTTTTGGCTTATTACGCATATATAGCTTTAGGCTTTGATTATGACAGCTTTTCATTGAGGGGAGGTGATCCTTACTTTGAAATTGCAAACAACATCGTCAACAATGCCCAACAATCTCTCAGACCGGGGTGGCAACCAAATCCCAATGACAGAAGAAACCGGTATTGGCTGATAAATGATGTGTATACTTCTTCCGTGTTCGCCCCCATCAGGGAAGCCATTTATATCTACCATAGAAAAGGATTGGATCAACTGACTACGAATCCAGAAGAAGCTTACAAAAATATTGTGGAAGCCATCAGGCTTGTAGCAGAAGCAAATACCCAACAGCCAAATGGAATTTTTACAATTGCCTTTATCGATGCCAAGGGAGATGAAGTGAGCAAAATTTTGAAAAGAGCACCTTTGGATGTAAGGACTGAGGCGGTGGGATATTTGATGAAAATTGACCCCAACAACGCCAGAAGATACAATGACATTCTGAAAGGTTAA
- the recN gene encoding DNA repair protein RecN has product MLKSLNISNYALIQELEMAPSAELNMITGETGAGKSIMLGAVGLLLGNRADTKALSDPENKCVVEGCFGIENYGLEDFFNQEDLDFDRECIIRREISPSGKSRAFINDTPVRLETLKELGKFLMDIHSQHDTLMLADGLYQLSLIDAYSNSQLEKTAYQQAYQSYLSAKRALEKRTQEALDLKKEADFNRFQLEELAALKLEAGEQSILESEQEILENAEEIKAKIQEILGQLQDEQFGAIRMLSLANQTAQQLSRLAHKFEPFSERIQSVLIELKDIAASIEDEDSEIEVDFDKLENVRERLSKIYHLQQKHGAESVEALISLEQQLAEKVFQVENLDEEIQKLQQLKSEAEKEMLSKGKVLSEKRKSSFGPFSRELEDLLRQLGMENAKIEMAHQSIPPSKEGLDQIDILFSANKGVTPQPLKQVASGGEFSRLIFAIKYIMADKMALPTLIFDEIDTGVSGEIALQMVKMMQEIARKHQVICISHLPQVAAKGDQHYFVFKDNSSHKTVSKIKLLTEEERVTEIAKMIAGANPSASAYESAKELLAN; this is encoded by the coding sequence ATGCTCAAATCACTCAATATTTCCAATTATGCCCTGATCCAGGAACTGGAGATGGCCCCCAGTGCGGAATTGAACATGATTACAGGGGAAACCGGTGCTGGTAAATCCATCATGTTGGGTGCCGTCGGTTTGCTATTGGGAAACAGAGCAGATACCAAAGCACTTTCAGATCCTGAAAACAAATGTGTAGTTGAAGGTTGTTTCGGGATTGAAAATTACGGACTTGAGGATTTTTTCAATCAGGAAGACCTCGACTTTGACAGGGAATGTATCATCCGAAGGGAAATCAGCCCTTCAGGCAAATCCAGGGCATTCATCAACGACACGCCAGTGAGACTCGAAACCCTCAAAGAACTGGGTAAATTTCTCATGGACATCCATTCCCAACATGATACATTGATGTTGGCGGATGGACTTTATCAACTAAGCCTCATAGACGCCTATTCCAATAGCCAATTGGAAAAAACAGCCTACCAACAGGCTTATCAATCCTATCTTTCCGCCAAAAGAGCCCTTGAAAAAAGGACCCAAGAGGCCCTGGATTTAAAAAAAGAAGCGGACTTTAACCGCTTCCAGTTGGAGGAGCTTGCTGCCTTAAAGCTTGAAGCAGGAGAACAAAGTATTCTTGAAAGCGAACAGGAAATTCTGGAAAATGCTGAGGAAATCAAGGCAAAAATTCAGGAGATTTTGGGTCAGCTACAAGACGAACAATTTGGTGCCATCCGTATGCTTTCTTTAGCCAACCAGACAGCACAACAACTGTCCCGTTTAGCCCATAAATTTGAGCCTTTCAGTGAGCGAATCCAAAGTGTCTTGATAGAGCTTAAAGATATTGCAGCCAGTATAGAAGATGAAGACAGTGAAATTGAAGTTGATTTTGACAAACTGGAAAATGTCAGAGAAAGATTGAGTAAAATCTACCATCTCCAACAAAAACATGGAGCAGAGAGTGTAGAGGCCCTCATCTCTTTGGAGCAGCAACTTGCTGAGAAGGTTTTTCAGGTTGAAAATCTTGATGAGGAAATTCAAAAATTGCAACAGCTGAAATCCGAAGCTGAAAAGGAGATGTTGTCCAAAGGTAAGGTGCTCAGCGAAAAAAGAAAATCCTCTTTTGGGCCATTCTCCAGGGAACTTGAAGACCTTCTAAGACAATTGGGGATGGAAAATGCCAAAATTGAAATGGCCCATCAATCCATCCCTCCTTCCAAAGAAGGATTAGATCAGATTGATATCCTTTTTTCAGCAAATAAGGGAGTTACACCACAGCCATTAAAACAGGTGGCTTCAGGAGGTGAATTTTCAAGGTTAATATTTGCTATCAAATATATTATGGCAGATAAAATGGCCTTACCTACCTTAATTTTTGATGAGATTGATACAGGGGTATCGGGAGAAATTGCTCTGCAAATGGTCAAAATGATGCAGGAAATTGCAAGAAAGCACCAAGTCATATGCATCTCCCATTTACCCCAGGTGGCAGCAAAAGGGGACCAGCATTACTTTGTTTTCAAAGACAACAGCAGTCATAAAACGGTCAGCAAAATCAAATTGCTTACCGAGGAAGAAAGGGTTACAGAAATTGCAAAAATGATCGCCGGAGCTAATCCTTCTGCATCTGCCTATGAAAGCGCCAAAGAATTATTAGCAAATTGA
- the purH gene encoding bifunctional phosphoribosylaminoimidazolecarboxamide formyltransferase/IMP cyclohydrolase, with product MATKKIQSALISVYYKDNLEPIIALLKEHGVNIYSTGGTQNFIEEQGAEVIPVEKLTGYPSIFGGRVKTLHPKIFGGILHRRDNKDDISQALEYDIPAIDLVIVDLYPFEETVASGASEAEIIEKIDIGGISLIRAAAKNFKDVVIIASKAQYGELEERLRTQDGATTLEDRRYFAAQAFQVSSNYDTHIFNYFNQSEGIPALKISENRAKTLRYGENPHQSSRFYGDLSEMFDQLNGKELSYNNLVDIDAAVALIAEFKGETAFAILKHTNACGCATAPTVKEAYQKAFEADTTSAFGGVLVTNQNIDLAAAEEMNSLFFEVLIAPSYDADALELLKSKKNRILLLQKIDVPGTKQIKTLLNGFIEQDKDLKTETKEDFKIVTKLAPTEAEKDALVFAAKVCKHTKSNAIVLSNSNQLFASGVGQTSRVDALNQAIEKARSFGFDLKGAVMASDAFFPFPDCVEIAHEAGITAVVQPGGSIKDQDSIDFCDAHGMSMVMTGIRHFKH from the coding sequence ATGGCTACTAAAAAAATCCAATCCGCTCTCATTTCTGTTTATTACAAGGACAACCTTGAACCCATCATCGCCCTTTTGAAGGAGCATGGTGTCAATATCTATTCTACCGGAGGTACTCAGAATTTCATTGAGGAACAAGGGGCAGAGGTAATACCGGTTGAAAAACTTACCGGATACCCTTCCATCTTTGGAGGCAGGGTCAAAACTCTGCATCCCAAAATCTTTGGAGGTATTCTTCACAGAAGAGATAATAAAGATGACATTTCCCAAGCTTTGGAATACGACATCCCTGCCATCGATCTTGTCATTGTAGATCTGTATCCTTTTGAAGAAACAGTAGCTTCAGGTGCTTCAGAGGCAGAAATTATTGAAAAAATTGACATTGGGGGAATATCTTTAATACGTGCAGCTGCCAAAAACTTCAAGGACGTAGTCATCATCGCTTCCAAAGCTCAATATGGAGAGTTAGAAGAAAGATTGAGAACTCAGGACGGTGCCACCACATTGGAAGACAGAAGGTATTTTGCAGCGCAGGCATTTCAGGTTTCTTCAAATTATGACACCCATATTTTTAATTATTTCAATCAGTCTGAAGGTATTCCTGCCTTGAAAATTTCCGAAAATAGGGCAAAAACCCTTCGTTATGGAGAAAATCCACACCAATCTTCCCGCTTTTATGGGGACTTGAGTGAGATGTTTGACCAACTCAATGGAAAAGAACTTTCTTACAATAATCTGGTGGATATTGATGCTGCAGTAGCATTGATTGCTGAATTTAAAGGAGAAACGGCATTCGCTATCCTAAAACACACAAACGCCTGTGGTTGTGCCACTGCACCGACAGTAAAAGAAGCCTACCAAAAAGCTTTTGAAGCGGATACTACTTCTGCATTTGGAGGAGTTTTGGTCACCAATCAAAACATCGATCTTGCTGCTGCGGAAGAAATGAACAGCCTTTTCTTTGAAGTCCTTATAGCCCCCTCCTATGATGCTGATGCCCTGGAATTATTGAAAAGTAAGAAAAACAGAATTTTATTGCTTCAAAAAATAGATGTTCCGGGTACGAAACAGATAAAAACCCTTCTCAACGGTTTCATAGAGCAGGATAAAGATCTTAAAACAGAAACCAAAGAAGATTTCAAAATCGTTACCAAATTGGCACCAACAGAGGCTGAAAAAGATGCGCTGGTCTTTGCCGCTAAGGTCTGCAAACATACCAAATCCAATGCGATAGTATTGAGCAACAGCAATCAGTTATTTGCTTCAGGAGTTGGACAAACTTCCAGGGTAGATGCGCTTAATCAAGCTATTGAAAAAGCAAGATCTTTTGGTTTTGATTTAAAAGGAGCCGTAATGGCTTCTGATGCCTTCTTCCCCTTCCCAGATTGTGTGGAGATTGCCCATGAAGCGGGAATTACAGCGGTTGTTCAACCGGGAGGTTCTATCAAAGACCAGGATTCAATAGACTTCTGTGATGCACATGGGATGAGTATGGTGATGACCGGTATAAGGCACTTTAAGCACTAA
- the cysS gene encoding cysteine--tRNA ligase: MKQHQLKIYNTLSRKKENFEPINPPFVGMYVCGPTVYGDAHLGHARPAVTFDTVYRYLSHLGYKVRYVRNITDVGHLTGDADEGEDKIAKKAKLEQLEPMEVAQQYTDTYHRDMERLNTIKPSIEPRATGHIPEQIALVKAILDEGLAYEVNGSVYFDVLKYNERERYGKLSGRVLEELIAGTRDLDGQGEKRNPVDFALWKKAAPEHLMKWDSPWGQGFPGWHLECTAMSSKYLGKHFDIHGGGMDLMFPHHECEIAQGNACNHQDPAKYWMHNNMITINGQKMGKSLGNFITLQELFTGKHQLLEQAYSPMTIRYFMLTAHYRSTLDFSNEALKAAQKGYRKIINGLRIAKHLTFEADPGISLDQEQIKQVESNIQNAYKAMDDDFNTAQAIGHLFNLLKKINSLYTGQLNPAVFGEEVFQKMIGTFVVFVEKILGLKDEKPENQEALIDVLLKIYAEAKTARNYQKVDEIRAALKEMGYIVKDMKNKIDWAYEE, from the coding sequence ATGAAACAACACCAACTCAAAATCTACAATACACTTTCGAGAAAGAAAGAAAATTTTGAACCAATCAACCCGCCTTTTGTGGGCATGTATGTCTGTGGACCTACGGTGTATGGGGATGCCCATTTAGGTCATGCCAGGCCTGCTGTTACCTTCGACACCGTATACCGCTATTTGAGTCATCTTGGTTACAAAGTTAGGTATGTCCGAAATATTACAGATGTGGGGCATTTGACTGGAGATGCAGATGAAGGTGAAGATAAAATTGCTAAAAAGGCCAAATTGGAGCAATTGGAACCTATGGAAGTGGCCCAGCAATATACCGACACCTATCATAGGGACATGGAGCGCCTGAACACCATAAAACCGAGCATAGAACCAAGAGCTACCGGACATATTCCTGAGCAGATTGCATTGGTAAAAGCCATTCTGGATGAAGGATTGGCTTATGAAGTTAACGGTTCAGTTTATTTCGATGTGTTGAAGTATAATGAAAGAGAAAGATACGGCAAGCTTTCAGGCAGGGTGCTGGAGGAGTTAATCGCGGGAACGCGTGACTTAGACGGGCAAGGGGAAAAAAGAAACCCTGTTGATTTTGCCCTTTGGAAAAAAGCAGCCCCTGAACACTTGATGAAATGGGATTCCCCTTGGGGTCAGGGCTTCCCCGGTTGGCACCTGGAATGTACAGCCATGTCTTCCAAATATTTGGGCAAGCATTTTGATATACACGGAGGTGGAATGGACCTTATGTTCCCCCACCATGAATGTGAAATCGCCCAGGGAAATGCCTGCAATCACCAAGATCCTGCCAAATATTGGATGCATAACAACATGATTACCATCAATGGGCAAAAGATGGGTAAGTCTTTGGGTAATTTTATAACACTCCAAGAATTATTCACTGGCAAGCATCAATTGCTTGAGCAGGCCTATAGCCCTATGACAATCCGTTATTTCATGTTGACGGCACATTACCGGTCGACTTTGGATTTCTCTAATGAAGCCCTAAAAGCAGCACAAAAAGGTTATAGAAAAATCATCAATGGGCTAAGGATTGCCAAACATCTAACTTTCGAAGCAGATCCAGGCATAAGCTTGGATCAAGAACAGATCAAACAGGTCGAATCCAACATACAAAATGCCTACAAGGCCATGGATGATGATTTCAATACTGCACAAGCTATTGGCCATCTGTTTAATCTTTTGAAAAAAATCAATTCCCTCTATACAGGTCAATTAAATCCGGCAGTCTTTGGGGAAGAGGTTTTTCAAAAAATGATAGGCACATTTGTTGTTTTTGTAGAAAAAATTCTAGGGCTGAAAGATGAAAAACCTGAAAACCAGGAAGCATTGATTGATGTATTGCTCAAAATCTATGCAGAAGCAAAAACTGCCAGAAATTACCAAAAGGTGGATGAGATAAGGGCTGCACTCAAAGAAATGGGGTATATAGTTAAAGACATGAAAAACAAAATTGACTGGGCGTATGAAGAATAA
- a CDS encoding DNA-directed RNA polymerase subunit omega gives MAINPSIITRDLDKISEPTGNIYESIHIIGQRAKQISSSMKEELNNKLSEFASTVDNLEEVFENKEQIEISKFYERMPKPSTLAMEEFLEGKLYFRYPDETVEE, from the coding sequence ATGGCAATCAATCCATCCATCATCACAAGAGATCTGGACAAAATTTCAGAACCTACTGGCAATATTTATGAATCTATTCATATCATTGGCCAAAGGGCAAAGCAGATTTCTTCTTCCATGAAAGAAGAACTGAACAACAAGCTTTCTGAGTTTGCCTCCACCGTAGATAACCTGGAAGAGGTTTTTGAAAACAAAGAGCAAATAGAAATCTCAAAGTTTTATGAAAGGATGCCAAAACCTAGTACATTAGCAATGGAAGAGTTCTTGGAAGGGAAATTATATTTCCGCTATCCGGACGAAACTGTTGAAGAATAA
- the coaBC gene encoding bifunctional phosphopantothenoylcysteine decarboxylase/phosphopantothenate--cysteine ligase CoaBC, protein MLLKGKKILLGITGSIAAYKAAHLTRLLVKEGAEVQVIMSTSALDFISPLTLATLSKHPVYHEFFDPKTGSWTNHVDLGLWADLFLIAPISANTLGKLANGLCDNLLAATYLSARCPVMVAPAMDLDMYQHPSVRENLERLVSFGNIILDAESGELASGLSGQGRLMEPEHILEKVVAHFHYNTDFEGKKVLITSGPTQEAIDPVRFISNHSSGKMGAAIADAFANSGAEVHLVLGVGAKKPKNPHIKIYPVRSANEMYEAASKLHGKMDICVFAAAVADYAPKNIASEKIKKEGDGMTIELVKNVDIAYTLGKAKQAHQIHVGFALETENEVFHAKQKLEKKNFDMIVLNSMRQEGAGFQLDTNKVSLFFEDGTSIDSEVLPKEQIAKMILEGVKKIPVKI, encoded by the coding sequence ATGCTTTTAAAAGGAAAAAAAATTTTATTAGGTATTACTGGTAGTATTGCAGCCTACAAAGCTGCCCATCTGACCAGATTATTAGTAAAAGAAGGAGCGGAAGTACAAGTAATCATGAGTACTTCTGCTCTTGATTTTATCAGCCCTTTGACCTTGGCAACCTTGTCCAAGCATCCGGTTTATCATGAGTTTTTTGACCCCAAAACCGGCTCTTGGACCAATCACGTCGATTTAGGCCTTTGGGCGGATTTATTTTTGATCGCGCCTATCAGCGCAAATACCTTAGGGAAATTGGCCAATGGACTTTGTGACAATTTACTGGCAGCAACCTACCTCTCTGCCAGGTGTCCAGTGATGGTGGCCCCTGCCATGGACCTGGATATGTACCAGCATCCTTCCGTCAGAGAAAATCTAGAACGATTGGTGTCATTTGGAAATATCATTTTAGACGCTGAAAGTGGTGAACTGGCAAGTGGGCTTTCCGGACAGGGAAGATTGATGGAACCGGAACACATTTTGGAAAAAGTGGTGGCTCATTTCCATTATAACACAGATTTTGAAGGGAAAAAAGTATTGATTACCTCAGGCCCCACCCAGGAGGCGATAGATCCGGTACGTTTTATCAGCAACCATTCCAGCGGAAAAATGGGCGCTGCCATAGCGGATGCATTTGCCAATAGCGGCGCTGAAGTTCATTTGGTTTTGGGTGTTGGTGCCAAAAAGCCTAAAAATCCCCACATTAAAATATATCCCGTTAGAAGTGCAAATGAGATGTACGAAGCGGCATCCAAACTGCATGGAAAAATGGACATATGTGTTTTTGCTGCTGCTGTGGCGGATTATGCCCCGAAAAATATAGCAAGCGAAAAAATCAAAAAAGAAGGTGATGGCATGACCATTGAACTGGTCAAAAATGTAGATATTGCATACACCCTGGGTAAAGCCAAACAAGCACATCAAATTCATGTTGGATTTGCACTGGAAACAGAAAATGAAGTTTTTCATGCCAAGCAAAAATTGGAAAAGAAAAACTTTGACATGATTGTATTGAACTCCATGCGCCAAGAAGGGGCAGGATTCCAGCTTGACACCAATAAAGTGAGCCTTTTCTTTGAAGATGGTACCTCTATAGATTCAGAGGTATTACCCAAAGAGCAAATAGCCAAAATGATATTGGAAGGTGTGAAAAAGATTCCAGTCAAAATTTAA
- the purN gene encoding phosphoribosylglycinamide formyltransferase, with product MKKIAILASGSGSNAEEIMKYFSQSSKGKVVLIGSNKKDAFVLERAKKFQVPTFTFSKSQLEAGEVTRKLQEEGIDFVVLAGFLLKIPDNLIHAFPNKIVNIHPALLPKYGGKGMYGMKVHEAVKSSGDAESGITIHLVNEHYDEGKIIFQAAVQIEPSDSAERIAQKVHQLEYKYFPNVIESLL from the coding sequence TTGAAAAAAATTGCCATCCTTGCTTCAGGTAGCGGCAGCAATGCCGAAGAAATAATGAAGTATTTCAGTCAATCTTCCAAAGGGAAAGTTGTATTGATTGGGTCCAACAAAAAAGATGCCTTTGTACTGGAAAGGGCAAAAAAGTTTCAAGTCCCCACTTTTACTTTCAGTAAAAGCCAATTGGAAGCAGGAGAAGTAACCCGAAAATTACAGGAAGAAGGAATTGATTTTGTGGTGCTTGCCGGATTTTTGCTCAAAATCCCAGACAACTTGATTCATGCTTTCCCAAATAAAATCGTCAATATCCATCCGGCACTTCTACCAAAATACGGAGGAAAAGGGATGTATGGGATGAAGGTACATGAGGCGGTCAAGTCTTCCGGAGATGCTGAATCAGGTATTACCATACATTTGGTGAATGAACATTATGATGAAGGCAAAATAATCTTTCAGGCAGCAGTCCAAATTGAACCCTCCGACAGTGCTGAGCGTATCGCACAAAAAGTGCATCAATTGGAATACAAATACTTCCCAAATGTGATAGAAAGTCTGCTTTAA
- a CDS encoding outer membrane protein assembly factor BamD: MKVNKSTILLVFTLTLLSSCGKFYKLEKSTNWEELYEAANDYYNKGEFSRAIILYDKVLPVIRGSEKAELADFNYAYSHFRTKRYIEAAGYFNTFYQTYNRSPLAEEALFMNAYSLYLDSPDYNLDQKSSRDAVNAIQLFINRFPQSDSYERAMTMIEDLQKRFEEKAYQESMLYLRLTEGLYPGDFYRACIINFQNFAKEFPDSKYNEELAYKLVEVSLSYGQRSVFDKKEDRLNDVFKFADQFKRRYPESKYLGAIQPIVNKAEKELTAHLKLKKEYEEALAKAKLEEQDKTAPSAEVNEKKK, encoded by the coding sequence ATGAAAGTAAACAAATCAACTATACTGCTGGTATTTACCCTAACCCTACTGTCTTCTTGTGGGAAATTCTACAAGTTGGAAAAAAGCACCAACTGGGAAGAGCTCTATGAGGCGGCCAACGATTACTACAACAAGGGAGAATTCAGCAGGGCCATCATCCTTTATGATAAGGTCCTACCAGTCATTAGGGGGAGTGAAAAAGCGGAACTTGCCGATTTCAATTATGCCTACAGCCACTTCCGGACCAAAAGATATATTGAAGCAGCTGGCTATTTCAATACGTTTTATCAGACCTACAACAGAAGCCCTTTAGCGGAAGAAGCCCTATTCATGAATGCCTATTCCCTCTATTTGGACTCTCCTGATTACAACCTGGATCAGAAAAGTAGTCGAGACGCGGTGAATGCCATACAGCTTTTCATCAATAGATTCCCTCAGTCAGATTCTTATGAGCGGGCAATGACCATGATTGAAGACCTTCAAAAAAGGTTTGAAGAAAAAGCCTACCAGGAATCTATGCTCTACTTGAGATTGACCGAAGGACTGTATCCAGGTGATTTTTACAGGGCATGTATTATCAATTTCCAAAATTTCGCGAAGGAATTTCCTGACAGTAAATACAATGAGGAGTTGGCCTACAAATTGGTCGAGGTTTCTCTCAGCTATGGACAGCGAAGTGTTTTTGACAAAAAAGAAGATAGACTGAATGATGTTTTCAAATTTGCTGATCAATTCAAAAGAAGATATCCTGAGAGCAAATATTTAGGAGCTATCCAACCCATTGTCAACAAAGCGGAGAAGGAATTGACTGCCCATCTCAAGCTTAAAAAAGAATATGAGGAAGCATTGGCCAAAGCTAAACTAGAGGAACAGGATAAAACTGCCCCTTCAGCTGAAGTCAACGAAAAGAAAAAATAG
- a CDS encoding enoyl-ACP reductase FabI, with amino-acid sequence MAENLLKGKVGIITGALDENSIAWKTALKAHEQGARFVLTNAPIAMRMGAIKELAEHCKTIVIPADATSLEDIEKLYAEAKEYLGGNFDFLLHSIGMSPNIRKGRSYGDLNYDWMNKSFDVSAISFHKMMHVAEKMDIMNEWGSIMGLSYIAAQRVYPFYTDMADAKALLESIARGYGYRFGKMKKVRVNTISQSPTKTTAGTGIGGFDAFFNFADKMSPLGNAPAEACADYIITMFSDLTRYVTMQNLFHDGGYSTTGISEELMDQFKDL; translated from the coding sequence ATGGCAGAAAATTTATTGAAAGGAAAAGTCGGTATCATTACAGGTGCATTGGATGAAAACTCCATTGCCTGGAAAACTGCACTGAAAGCCCATGAACAGGGAGCCAGATTTGTTTTAACCAATGCCCCAATTGCCATGAGGATGGGTGCAATCAAAGAACTGGCCGAACATTGCAAGACCATTGTCATTCCAGCAGATGCGACTTCTTTGGAAGATATAGAAAAGCTTTACGCTGAAGCCAAAGAATATTTGGGTGGAAACTTTGATTTCCTGCTCCATTCCATTGGCATGTCACCTAACATCCGCAAAGGAAGATCTTATGGAGACCTTAACTATGACTGGATGAACAAATCTTTTGACGTTTCTGCCATTTCTTTTCACAAAATGATGCATGTGGCCGAAAAAATGGACATCATGAACGAATGGGGATCCATTATGGGCCTTTCTTATATAGCAGCCCAAAGAGTTTATCCTTTCTACACAGATATGGCTGACGCAAAAGCTTTATTGGAAAGCATAGCCAGAGGCTATGGCTACAGATTTGGTAAAATGAAAAAGGTGAGGGTAAATACCATTTCCCAGTCACCGACCAAAACAACTGCTGGAACCGGCATAGGAGGCTTTGATGCCTTCTTCAATTTCGCGGACAAAATGTCCCCATTAGGAAATGCTCCAGCCGAAGCCTGTGCCGATTATATCATTACCATGTTCTCAGATCTTACCCGATATGTGACCATGCAAAACCTCTTCCATGATGGAGGTTATTCTACTACTGGAATTTCAGAGGAGTTGATGGACCAATTCAAAGATCTTTAA